In the genome of Epinephelus moara isolate mb chromosome 14, YSFRI_EMoa_1.0, whole genome shotgun sequence, the window TCTGAAGCTGAGATGAGTCTTGTTGCTGAAGTGTGTTAATCTGAGTGTTCATGTTACTCCCAGACGACAGATATGTCAGCCATTCAGCTGACGGGTTCAGACCGATGGGAGGTGTTGACTCCTGTCTCAACTGGGAAAGAAGACCAGGGAATCGTTCACATTCCAAACTCTGGGATCGTCACGTCCAACGGGCAGTACGTGCTTCCTATTGGGAGTCTGCCCAGCCAGCCCATTTATGTTACAGCATCTGGGAATGAGGCCGCAGCCAACGGAGTGTCAGGCATTCAGTATCAGGTAAAAAGACACAGAACGACATTTTCAGACACAATAGGGTTACACTCTCTCTGTGATCCTGCTCAAAACTGTCGCTTGCTCTTCCAGGTCATCCCCCAAATCCAAAATGCAGATGGGACACTTGCAGGATTCACACAGGGATTGGATGATGGCACTGGGCAGATCCAGCTCCTCCAAGATGGCACCCAGGGTAGCATTGGAATCAGCTGTGCCACGACGGCGACCACAGATCTCCTGACGCAGGCGGGCCAAGTACAGTCAATCCAAGGCGTCCCGCTGGCTGGGGGGTCGGCATACACCGGCACAGTGCCTGTAGGGCTGCCCAGCAACATAACGTTTGTCCCTATAAACAGTGTGGATCTGGAGTCTCTAGGGCTGACCGGAGCGCAGACGGTCCCCATCGCAACAGGGGTAACACCCGAAGGTCAGCTGATCATGGGCGGCCAGACGCTGGACAATCAGGGTCAGGACACAGGCGTCAAGCAGCCGCTGGTGACGGTGAGCGGCGCCAACCAAGAACTCTACGTGCCAACCACCACTTCCTCCTCCAACAACTCCCAGCTTCCAGAAACCATTGACGGCACCGGGGTTCTGACCCAAGCAACTGCTGTGTCTGCAGGCGTGTCCGACCCCTCTACAGAGAACTACAACTCCCACAACCACCTGCAGCAAATCCAGGTCAGAGTTGTGTCTTTAACAATAtgtcatgtgtatgtgtgtcaggcCTGTAAGATAAATCTGTGAGAAGAATGTTAAGTTCTGAGAaggaaaatacatatttatgttacacaaaattatatatattttttgtgagGTGCTTGacgctttcttttttttaggcCTAAAAATCTGGGAGGGGAAAATACTCTTTGGTCCCCACAAAGGTCATAACTGGTGTTGTCTTGTGGATATCGATTGAACCACAATACTTTCTTATTATTGTTCAAAATGTGTCAGTACTGGAAACAGTCAGTTACTGAATGCTGGCATCAAATGCATCATCAGACTtggattttgtgtttattttattttatttaagaagggATAATGCACATAAATTAACATGAACACTTAAGCCTATTatgtaaatgtgccagatttCGCCACGCAGGCTAATTTTATCTGTGTTCCCTGGCAGGTTTTAAAAGCAAATACACAAGAGCACATAAGCAACGACATGTGAGACTTGTAGTCTTGTCGTACTTAACATTACTGAGCATTGTGAGAGTCGTTCTGGTATCTGTCAGGTATTGAATCGGCACCAGTATGTAGAAATTTAAAACATCAGCCCTAATGATTGAGGAGGTCACAAGACAAAAAGGTCGGGAACCGCTGCTTTAAGGCCTCTCACTGTGTCTGATATGAATCCCAAATTTCCCAGAATTCATTTTGCAGATCCACCTAGATTATCCTCCCACTCTGGgatcttttgtttgtttcctcttcCTTGAACATGTTGACATACTGTATAACTCCATATGAAAGTGCAGACTGTACTTCTGTGATCAGATGTCAGCTGGTGAATACAATGCTGTTGTGCAACCATCTTAAGTGTTGGGAGGTCCCCTCCCTGAGGGTCAGCAACCACAAATGAATTCTTAGCCTGTGGGAAATGCTCTAGCTTGCAATTTATTAATATGATCAAAGCTAACTATCCACTGTGCTGTGAAACCATGACCTCTGATGTAGAACAGGGTGGCCGCAGTTCATTTAAAAGCCCTTAAAAATGCCTTCAGTTCTGaaaatattaggccttaaagGTCTTTAAATGGTTTTAGATTTAAATTTGAGAGGTCTTAATCACCACAGAAAtgtaatctaatttaatttatccatcttttaatttatttttgccagAATGAGTCCAGCTTTTCAGCGTGGCTGATGTTACACACCATTAAACCTACCACAGAACATAAACTGTACTTTACACTTTACTTacttgttggcaaaatgtagactAACCttactcactctaataaccatatcaCTTTACAAAACCTGCCTTTACACTGGACTACATATATACTGCTTGCCTAaatacttacctgcaatgcttgaataagaaaaagatcaattcaatcaatcaattttatgtataaagcccaatatcacaaatcacaatttgcctcacagtgctttacagcatacgacatccctctgtcctttggaccctcacagcagataaggaaaaactcaggTCCTtcctggtagaaacctcaggaagagcaactgaggagggagaTGATGTGTCTTAAATCTGGTTTAAAAAATGATcttgaaaaagtaaaatgtaagTGTTGGATGCCTGTAGACATTCTGTACAAACAAGACATGAACACTGTTTCTCAACCTTTGTGAATAATTGTAATTTATTCCCATTTCTCCGCAGGTCTCATCTTCTAACGCCACCACTATCTCGCAGCCCATCCTGCAGCTGTCCGGGGACAGTCAGGCCCAGGTGGCCCAGGTGGCTCAGGGTCAGGACCTGACCGCAGCAGGTCAGACTCTTCAGAGCGTACAGCTGGTCAACCCGGGGACCTTCCTCATCCAGGCCCAAACTGTCACCGCTACTGGTCAGATCCAGTGGCAGACCTTCCAGGTAACCTATAAGGAGTGTGTGGGAAGTTTAACTTCATGTCTTAACGCAACAAAATGACCCTATGGAAGTTGTTTTTGGGCAGTATTTAAgtagcatgttgtgtttttgcactGTGAATCTTGTATCCCACATGGTTCGCACAGGTGCTGGAAATCCTTAAAACACTTGAATCTCAATGTGATGTTTACAAGGTGTAAAAAGTCCTCGAAGATGTTTGAAATTTTAATTGCTATAGGTTAGAAATAAATCACTAGCTGACCGAGTAGTTTGCTTTTCagctaaagaaataaaataagtcAGATTGTACTAGatcaatggttcccaactggtgggtcgcggtccaaaagtgggtcacaggtccattctgaatggactgcaaatGACTCACGAACATGTcaattttgtaaaaaacacactttattttagagTACAGTTactttccagcacagagcttttattttgaagtgtcgtttcctgctgtagagtgagtgattaATAGACAGCTGTGTGACCAAGGCAACAAAGTCACTCGACGACATGGTGAAAAGCagatatgatgctgaatatattaaactgtgtggactttgaactaatggctaaggacaaatctggaccttgtggttggaccagttgggaaccactttaCTAGattgtacctaataaagtggccactgactgtatgtactgtatataaatacGTAATTTACCACAGCTGTAAGGTGCTGGAAAAGCTTGAAAGTGTATGTTGAAAAATGCTTAAATAGGAACCCTGATCTTCTCTCTCTGTAGGTTCAGGGGGTCCAGTCACTCCAGGGGCTCCAGTTGCCCCAGGGGCAGGGGCAGGCCCAGCAGCTGACCTTAGCCCCGGTCCACACCCTCCCTCTGGGCCAGGCAGGCCAGGTCAGCCTGCCCAACCTCCAGACAGTCACGGTGAACTCTGTAGCACAAAGTGGAATTCAGTACACACAGGGGGAGGACGCAAACAGTCCGGCAGGTATGGGACGCCTGCACACGCTGtacacccccccaccccctcccacacacacacacacacacacacattacacttCATTTTAATCATTACATGTTAAATTGCTGGTGTTAAATCACGTCTGCGTCCCTGGTTCAGGTATCCAGATAAAGGAGGAGCCGGACTCTGAGGAGTGGCAGCTGAGCGGAGACTCCACATTGAACCCCAGCGATCTGAACAACCTGCGCGTCCCGATGGGAGACGAGGACATGGAGACGCAGGGCGGGGAGGGCAAGAGGCTCCGCAGAGTAGCCTGCACCTGCCCCAACTGCAAAGAGTCTGGAGGAAGGTGGGTGGGCCTGTCGGAATCACACACTTTCAGATACACAGATACAAGGAGGTATAGATCTTCAGCTCAGCTCTGAGAAATGGAAAGGAAGTGCTTCAGTAATCTCTCATTTGGGAaattattatacatttatttgttaattaGAAAAGATAGAAAATTAACTCTAACTCAACGATGCCCTAAAACTTTATTAAACATCgtaattacagtaataaaaaaatattacagcGATATGATGCAGGTTTGTTCAGCGACAGCCAGTTTTCATACAGCCATAAATTCCATTTAAAGACACTTGTCAGTGATGCCCGCAGATGTTTCCATTCCAGCGGCTGTGCTAAACTCTTGATGCCTCACAACCTCAAATATGCTTCTCTTTTATTGCTATTTTATAGTTGTAGAAATTTGTGTTTAACTGGAAATGATTTGTTGCACCCAGCTTTACATTTCTGTACCGAAGCAGTTTAACTGGTTTTACATCTTGTTTTTGTGGCATCAAAACTTCAGTTGCAAATTCGTATTTGCATGCAGAAGACATTCATGCAAATacaaaatgtgaatgttttgGCTATTCCCTAGTGAGCACAGTGATGTAGGATTATTATTCTTTTATTATTAAGCAGTCCTTGCATTGTTGAGTCTTTTATAAGCTGTGTATGTCTTTAAAGTGCAGATTTTCCGCCTCTGCgttcagcagtgtttgtgcttgctttcttcttattttgtatttttctggcACTTCACAGAGGTTCAGGCATGGGAAAGAAGAAGCAGCACATCTGCCACATCGCCGGCTGCGGGAAGGTTTACGGGAAGACGTCCCATCTCCGAGCTCACCTGCGCTGGCACAGCGGAGAGAGGCCCTTCGTCTGTAACTGGATGTTCTGCGGGAAGAGGTTCACCAGGAGCGAcgagctgcagagacacaggaggacacacacaggtgagacgaCGCTCAGATGAGCAACGCCACTTTGGTTTTATCTTGAGTGCAAGTTATAAGGTGTAAATGAGTTACGTGAATCCATGTTGGAAGACAACATGAACTTTAAAGGAACATATTTAGTTTGTAGGAGATGTTCCTGTTGTTAGACTTTGCAGCTAAAATGTAACAgtcaccaaaatattttcatgttcGTCCGCAGCTGTCCCTTCCATTGTTTTTGGTTACGCAATGTTCAGTGATAAGAGGTGTCAAGCATCATCTGTGAAGTGAGAAAATGGAAACTTGCAGCAGCTCCAAAACTAAATGCTCAGACATTTTGAAATATTCACTGTGAAGTTGGGTTGTTTTATGAAGGCAGTAACTAGCAGAgacctctttctctttctgctgtTCAGCGTCACAGGAGATAAATATATGGTCTGTAATCATTACTGAAATTATCCCAGCAGCATGAACAGTATTTATAATAAGTATTTGATTTGATAATTGCTTACAGTAGAAAGTAACTAGAATTATACTGATCATTTATCAAGTATAACACCATAAGTGTTTTATGTAtgtcaatatttttgtgtggtttAAAGTCTTGTGAAGTATTGTGTTTCATCTGACAGCAAGACAAActttcttttgacttttaaaTCCCCCAGATTTAAAAAGGAATCCTAGGATGCTGTTGCTGGACAATCTCTGATGgagatttattatttttaaatttatttgtaGATGATTTATTAACAAAGCCTTAGTTAGATTATAATCGTTCTAATTAAAGCCCTGTAGGAACAAACACAGAATGTCCCTATCACGATGTAATATGTCTAATTTCCATGGACAGTCTTAGTCACCTGTTTTTGCTCTACATCATTAGTGTCTCAAAGTGTGGCGTACAGGCCAAAAGCAGCCCCCAGAAACTCTTAATCCATTCCCTGAACATGCAGTGAAATGTATGCATTAGGagtaaatcatctgtggtccacTTCAATTCCAGTACTTTCAATAGCTAACAGTTAATACACTACTCGGCTACTGTGTTAAACTGAGCCCCTCTAACAAGCGGCTGTCAGGGTGGGAACATCATGAGAAATTACATTCCTTCATCAGCTCTAGTGTGTAAATGTGGAAGTGAGATTGAATAGatgatttgttttatgtgtgcacttttcctgtgtggTCCTCAGTCATATTCTGGTTTCCCAACATGGCACTCAGTCATCACAACTTTAGGAACCCCTTGTGCAGTATGTCCGAAAACATTTCATAaaatagtatgtcatgaaaaaagtgaAGAGTATGCCTTTAAAAACGTATATAGTATAgatatatagtatgtcataaaaaaatacacattatagTAAGCCATTAAATAGATATGTAATATGTAAttaaaaagtgatagtatagtataccaaaaaacaaaaaacataacagtatgccaattttttttttttagaatatagtatgtcaaaaaaacatcatagtatagtatgccataatgAAAAATCTATAACAGATTATGTaataaagaagtcatagtatgtcatttaataaataataatgtagcaaatgtcatattatagtataatattatagtatagtgtgtcattaTATGTTATGACAGTgtattatgtcataaaaaatcataTTATAGTATGCCATTAAAAACTGTAGgtgggggcgtcggtggcttagtggtagagcaggcgccccatgtacaagactgttgccgcagtggcccgggttcgactccagcctgtggccctttgctgcatgtcatttcccctctctctctcccccttcacacttaactgtcctatctataaaggtaaaatgcccaaaaaaatatctaaaaaaaaaaaactgNtcatttcccctctctctctcccccttcacacttaactgtcctatctataaaggtaaaaatgcccaaaaaaatatctaaaaaaaaaaaactgtaggtgcaataaaaaggaaaaccatgccattaaaaaaaaaatcatagtataatGGCAgtatgccaacattttctctttagaatatagtatgccataataaaaaaaatctatttatttaaaaaaagtcatagtatagtttgtcataaaaaaaaatcatagtaaagcatgcatttttttaaaataatatagtatgtcatgaaaacatcataatatagtatgctATAACAAAAACGTGATTAAAAAAACACGTCAATAAAACCTGTAAAACTCGCTAACACCTGCTTGCACCTGGCTTTTTAATGCAGTGGGAAAGGTTTTACTTCCCATTCACACTAGGGTCAAATGACTTTACAGTaatcacaggtatttatcagctcagGCTGTGATTGtcattgatggaaacacagcaccCGCACAAATaggctaattttagcccctttaacTGGCACGATGCAATGACGCTCAATCACAGAACACCATCCGTTATCGCTCAAGCAGCTCTGAAACATTGATTTAAATTAATCTGCACTGAGTTTAAAAGAGAGACTGAggctccatgctgctttctactgtttactaacctgttgtTCGGCCTGTCGGTGATGTTGAACATGAcaccaaaaagaaaaaccacacacagagcCCTGTACACAGCTGTGGTCTACTGGCATAGGCTATCACCTATGTAAAGTGGGtttacctgtttttaaaaaaacccgCGTACACAAAATAATTTGGGTGGAAAAGGGTTAGAAGACTTTCTAAAGGGAATGAACTTGCTAGTACATATTAGATGCTTTACAGTTCAGAAAATAATCAGTGCTCTCTTGTGATCAAACTTTGCAAAGGTGTGAATGTTTCTAAATGACCCCTAATCAGGTTTTTGGCTTGTCTGTGCCACAGTATATTGATTCTTAATGGCGAACgtataaaacaaattaattggTCCAGTCTATTTatcagtcagtgtttgatgGTGTGTGTGAACCAGTAaaggttttatttgctctgtgtCTGATGTTTGTGTGTCGCTGACCTCACAGGAGAGAAGAAGTTCGTGTGCACAGAGTGCTCCAAGAGGTTCATGCGGAGCGACCACCTGGCCAAGCACATAAAGACTCACCAGAATAAAAAAGGCGGCGTCCCCTCCTCCACGTCTCCGCCCACCACCGACGCCGTCATCACCGCCGACGGCACCACGCTCATCCTCCAGACCGCCGCCCACGACCTCGTAGCCAATCAGGAGATCCCTTTGCAGCTGGTCACCGTGGCGCCTGGTGAGGTTATGGAATGAGGGGCTGaggtggtgattttttttttttttttcgtttttggaGAACTGGCCTATCACAGGGACCTCTTGGGCTTCTCTCTGTCCCCCTcttacctttttttgtttgtttgttttttacatatgAATATATACGTAAATATATatgacaaatatatatattttaagtaAGAGTTATCATgactttatgtttgttttttgcagtcTTTTTATAGgcgggcaaaaaaaaaaaacattaaaatgtggtTGCTATGTAcacgcataaacacacacacacaatcacacacacacacacacacacacacacacacacacacacagaaagatgcATTAACACTCAACACGCGACATGAATACTCAACACAATGAAATGCCTTATTTTGTATCATACTCTTGTATAAAATGCTGGAggtgcatgtgtttttttaagctttgcagatgatgtaacTGTAATGGAGatacatgtgtttgtgaaatgatgatgatgatgatgaggaggaggaggaaggggaggagtatctgaaagagagaaaaggaagtaGTGAACCTCTCTTGGATGATTGAATTTTTGTCTGTGGAGAGTTCTGACAGAACCGTGGTCTGTTTGAAGCAGCGCTGCATCCACGCCGAACTGTTGCTCTGCTGTCGCCATAACGACCGcttctgttttttaaaggaatagttcaccaTTTTGAGAAGCACGCTCTTTTGCTTTCTCGTAGAGAGCAAGATGGGAAAGTTGACACAAATCAATCTCATCTGTCTCTGGGCAAGAAACCAAGCGTGTTCCCTCAACGATGTCAAACTCTCCTTGAATAAAGCC includes:
- the LOC126400549 gene encoding transcription factor Sp3-like isoform X2; translation: MASADVDSSQSEFLQPAGAAETQTTDMSAIQLTGSDRWEVLTPVSTGKEDQGIVHIPNSGIVTSNGQYVLPIGSLPSQPIYVTASGNEAAANGVSGIQYQVIPQIQNADGTLAGFTQGLDDGTGQIQLLQDGTQGSIGISCATTATTDLLTQAGQVQSIQGVPLAGGSAYTGTVPVGLPSNITFVPINSVDLESLGLTGAQTVPIATGVTPEGQLIMGGQTLDNQGQDTGVKQPLVTVSGANQELYVPTTTSSSNNSQLPETIDGTGVLTQATAVSAGVSDPSTENYNSHNHLQQIQVSSSNATTISQPILQLSGDSQAQVAQVAQGQDLTAAGQTLQSVQLVNPGTFLIQAQTVTATGQIQWQTFQVQGVQSLQGLQLPQGQGQAQQLTLAPVHTLPLGQAGQVSLPNLQTVTVNSVAQSGIQYTQGEDANSPAGIQIKEEPDSEEWQLSGDSTLNPSDLNNLRVPMGDEDMETQGGEGKRLRRVACTCPNCKESGGRGSGMGKKKQHICHIAGCGKVYGKTSHLRAHLRWHSGERPFVCNWMFCGKRFTRSDELQRHRRTHTGEKKFVCTECSKRFMRSDHLAKHIKTHQNKKGGVPSSTSPPTTDAVITADGTTLILQTAAHDLVANQEIPLQLVTVAPGEVME
- the LOC126400549 gene encoding transcription factor Sp3-like isoform X1; amino-acid sequence: MTAPEQPLKQGEMASADVDSSQSEFLQPAGAAETQTTDMSAIQLTGSDRWEVLTPVSTGKEDQGIVHIPNSGIVTSNGQYVLPIGSLPSQPIYVTASGNEAAANGVSGIQYQVIPQIQNADGTLAGFTQGLDDGTGQIQLLQDGTQGSIGISCATTATTDLLTQAGQVQSIQGVPLAGGSAYTGTVPVGLPSNITFVPINSVDLESLGLTGAQTVPIATGVTPEGQLIMGGQTLDNQGQDTGVKQPLVTVSGANQELYVPTTTSSSNNSQLPETIDGTGVLTQATAVSAGVSDPSTENYNSHNHLQQIQVSSSNATTISQPILQLSGDSQAQVAQVAQGQDLTAAGQTLQSVQLVNPGTFLIQAQTVTATGQIQWQTFQVQGVQSLQGLQLPQGQGQAQQLTLAPVHTLPLGQAGQVSLPNLQTVTVNSVAQSGIQYTQGEDANSPAGIQIKEEPDSEEWQLSGDSTLNPSDLNNLRVPMGDEDMETQGGEGKRLRRVACTCPNCKESGGRGSGMGKKKQHICHIAGCGKVYGKTSHLRAHLRWHSGERPFVCNWMFCGKRFTRSDELQRHRRTHTGEKKFVCTECSKRFMRSDHLAKHIKTHQNKKGGVPSSTSPPTTDAVITADGTTLILQTAAHDLVANQEIPLQLVTVAPGEVME
- the LOC126400549 gene encoding transcription factor Sp3-like isoform X3, translated to MSAIQLTGSDRWEVLTPVSTGKEDQGIVHIPNSGIVTSNGQYVLPIGSLPSQPIYVTASGNEAAANGVSGIQYQVIPQIQNADGTLAGFTQGLDDGTGQIQLLQDGTQGSIGISCATTATTDLLTQAGQVQSIQGVPLAGGSAYTGTVPVGLPSNITFVPINSVDLESLGLTGAQTVPIATGVTPEGQLIMGGQTLDNQGQDTGVKQPLVTVSGANQELYVPTTTSSSNNSQLPETIDGTGVLTQATAVSAGVSDPSTENYNSHNHLQQIQVSSSNATTISQPILQLSGDSQAQVAQVAQGQDLTAAGQTLQSVQLVNPGTFLIQAQTVTATGQIQWQTFQVQGVQSLQGLQLPQGQGQAQQLTLAPVHTLPLGQAGQVSLPNLQTVTVNSVAQSGIQYTQGEDANSPAGIQIKEEPDSEEWQLSGDSTLNPSDLNNLRVPMGDEDMETQGGEGKRLRRVACTCPNCKESGGRGSGMGKKKQHICHIAGCGKVYGKTSHLRAHLRWHSGERPFVCNWMFCGKRFTRSDELQRHRRTHTGEKKFVCTECSKRFMRSDHLAKHIKTHQNKKGGVPSSTSPPTTDAVITADGTTLILQTAAHDLVANQEIPLQLVTVAPGEVME